Within the Oncorhynchus kisutch isolate 150728-3 linkage group LG13, Okis_V2, whole genome shotgun sequence genome, the region AGGTCTCAAATTGTCCAGAGATAACAAGCAGTTACATGTAACTAATTTAAATAAACTGTTGACATCTTTCATCACATCTAAGTAATAACAGTCTGGTTACCAATGTAGTTATAACATTAATTAACCTACGTGCCTTAACTTgtctacattttttatttaactaggcaagtcagttaagaacaaattcttattaacaatgacggtctaccccgaCCAAAACCGAATGACGCTGAGCCAaatgtgcactgccctatgggactcccaatcacgtccagatgtgatacagcctggattcgaaccagggactgtagtgacgcctcttgcactgaaatgcagtgccttagaccgtaaCCCCCtcatggaggtagagagatgggagggggaggaCAGTTGTTTGTGAGAGAAATGGTCCATTCTATTCAAATGGAATACAGTACACATGTTGCCTCAATAACACATCAAATCATTGCTAACAAACCCTGAAACTTTCAATATCATATCTACTTGTCCCAGTATCCTTCAGTGGAAGACTCAGATTACTAGGAGGGTATTGAAATGCTGCTCCCTCCATGCTGCATCCTCAGCCTATAACTCTACACCACCACCTGTCGGCCCATCAGATGGACACAGATACATACCTTCATTTGGTCAGGGGGGATTTCCTATTATAATGCTTATAATGTTATGCATTTtataataaacatttttttttatacaaaaaggAGACAAGGGCTTTACAATTCTTACAAAAAAATAGCTTAAAAATGATTTGATACAAAATAAATTGATAAAAATAGATCTGCATacaaaatacatgtttaaaaaaagaatCATCTTCAAACACAAAAGTTGCTGTTTAGTAAGAAATTAAAAGCGATACATTTAAATATATTCTGGTGTGTTAGCGAGCTAAAAATATTTCCTAGAACATTTCAATCCCATTTCTAACTGGCACAGATACACATATAGCAAGCCTAGCTGATACTTCATGCCCATTACCAAGCACATAGATTTACAACAACTCGTTCCATTTTCCTTTCCAAGTTCATCTGTGAGAGGGAATTTGCACAGCAAATGTGAATGAATTAACCCTCTATGATTGTGTgtaacagtatgtgtgtgtcagtagtGGGTGCGGTATGTGTGTGGTGCTGTAGGGGTGCAGAAATGTGTGCGTGTCAGTACTGAGGGTGGTACTTGGGGAACAGGTAGAGGTCTTTGCAGAGGGAGCTGGTGAATTCAGACATCTCCTTACAGCGATGGTGGGGGGTGCCAGGAGCATAGCCTTCTCTGTCTTTAATACGACCATTCACCTGAGGACAGAGGTTACAAAATGTTACTAGCACTGTACTTGCTGATAACGactttgagggaaaatgtacttactatgactgtgatatgtggtgtgtgtttgtgtttacctGCACCAGTATGTCTGATAGGTGTGTGTCTCTGGCTCTGAAGCGGAGTGCTGAGTTGACCTCTTGGATGAACCAGGATCCTCTCTTGGTGTTCCTCATGGCTGCAGTGCCTAGTAGGGCAGGACAGACAGTACATTACCCAGTAGGTCCCGACAGACACTACATTACCCAGTAGGGGCCGACAGACACTACATTACCCAGTAGGTCCCGACAGACACTACATTACCCAGTAGGGGCCGACAGACACTACATTACCCAGTAGGGGCCGACAGACACTACATTACCCAGTACGTCCCGACAGACACTATATTACCCAGTAGGGGCCAACACATTACCTAGTAGGTCCCAACAGACACTATATTACCCAGTAGGGGCCAACAGACACTATATTACCCTGTAGGGGCCAACACATTACCTAGTAGGTCCCAGCAGACACTATATTACCCAGTAGGTCCCAACAGACACTATATTACCCAGTAGGTCCCAACAGACACTATATTACCCAGTAGGTCCCAACAGACACTATATTACCCAGTAGGTCCCAACAGACACTATATTACCCAGTAGGTCCCAACAGACACTATATTACCCAGTAGGTCCCAACAGACACTATATTACCCAGTAGGGGCCAACAGACACTATATTACCCAGTAGGTCCCAACAGACACTATATTACCCAGTAGGTCCCAACAGACACTATATTACCCAGTAGGTCCCAACAGACACTATATTACCCAGTAGGTCCCAACAGACACTATATTACCCAGTAGGTCCCAACAGACACTATATTACCCAGTAGGTCCCAACAGACACTATATTACCCAGTAGGTCCCAACAGACACTATATTACCCAGTAGGTCCCAACAGACACTATATTACCCAGTAGGggccaacacacatacacaacaaagAAACACACCAAATATTCCAACATTCACACCATAAACAGACaacacacataagcacacacacctTTGAGGGAGGCGAAGCCACAGATCATGTCAGAGCGCTGGGGCAGTTTGACTCTGAGcctgcccctctcctccatctgcctggtgtctccatccccctctccctccctccctgcatcccTCTGTTCACAGCCAGGAGACTGGGTCCTCTCTGGCCCGTCTGGCTGCTCCACCCCACAGTCCATCTcctctggagggagacagagagaagacgggttAGAAGAAgagaacaggggagggagggttggggaaagggaaggagggagagtgagggcagagagattgtgtgtgtgctcACCTCCTCTGCAGGCCTGGATGAAGAACATCTTGGGTTTATTCTGCAGTAGAGGACAGTGGGCGTTGTCAAACGCCTCAAACACCCAGTccaactgagagagacagagattcaATTAATATGATTATTATCATCAGAAAGGGTTTCACTCTAAACTGAATGAGGTCACACACACCTCCAGCAGCTGTCCGTCTGTGCCGTAGATAGCCCCCTCTACTCCATGGGACAGcagacacaccacacagctgGATACGGTCTGGTGCTGCTGCTGTCTGCCAAACTGCTCAATGCACTCCCGCATGCCCTGTCATAGAGAGAGATTAAACTATATTTTAATTACATTGCACTTTTAGAATTATTTTGGTACATTTTGTCACAAAGTGCAAGCGCCACTAGTTATACAGAGAGGAAGTATAGAGCTGTAAATTCACCCTTTGTTCTTTGCATTAAACATAGTCATGGAAAGACCAACGCTACAGACAGCTGTCTCCACTAGCTAACACCATGACTCTAATAGCAACAGGTCTATGTGAAGATCAAGGCAAACAAATGCCTGAGTGCCACTGATTGAAGCCAGTGGAGGATCCACCGATACAGTCCATGTTGTTGAAGCACTGCTGTACCTTTGGCACCACTGtcttgctctctgtgtgtgttacctgagctGTGAGGTCTCTCCGGACGGTGACTATGTAGTCCAGCTCAGTGAACACCTTCCTGAGGACCTCCTCGtccacctcccctcccttcctggAGTCCAGGTCAGGAGCAGCACAGGGGTCAAAGGAGACGTTACTGATCACCAAGGCCAGGCCACGAGGACTGGACACCATACTATAGGACTGAAGGGGAGAGaacgggagaaagagaggagagggaagagagaaagtgtGAGGGGAGTAGAAAAAGGTGCAAAAGGAGGAAAGAAAGCGAGAagaaagggaaaggaggagaaaagagTGAGGGACAAGAGACAAAAATGCAGCGTGAGAAAATTACATGGTTACCTGAAGGACAATAATGATGTGCTTATGTTGCTGCTGTTCTCAGTAGTGTTTGTTGTGGTTTCTGTCCCTGTACTTAAATGACAGTCTTCCACCCCAGTGGAGCTCAGTGATGAATCATCCTCAACCTGAGCAGGTTTACAGAGACTTCAACACATGGGCTGGGGGAATTCTCCCCGTGTCTCTTTCCTGTCAAACTGACTGTGGTCTAGACAAACACTTTCTTCTACGGACCAGTGGGACTCGCCTGGTACTATCTAAACTCTGTCTATACTGCAGAGGTCTAATAGCTGTCTGTTTAGAGTGGAGACACTTCAACAGCTGTTACAGGTTGAGGTGGATGAATAGGAAGATCTACTCTCCTGCTCCCTAGAAATACCTTGGGGAACAATGCAGCTAAACAGCAGCTggaaacacattctggacacaGGAAGTGCATGCATGCGTTTGTTGCAAAGGTGCATGTTGCAGTGGGTGCTGCCTTGAAACTAACTGCCCTAGGGGGTTGCATAAAGTTGCATTGTAACAGTTGTATTTGCAGTGACATATATGAGAACCAAAAATATACAGCAGTTAACAACATTAATTGTCTCAGATAAGAGataccagacagagacagtgttgtACCTGTTGGCAGTGACATGGAACAGACAGGTGATTTACTGGTTTGTATTAACAGTGAGCGTTGTACCTGTTGGCAGTGACATGGTACAGACAGTGATTTACTGGTTTGTATTAACAGTGAGCGTTGTACCTGTTGTCAGTGACATGGTACAGACAGTGATTTACTGGTTTGTATTAACAGTGAGCGTTGTACCTGTTGGCAGTGACATGGTACAGACAGGTGATTTACTGGTTTGTATTAACAGTGAGCGATGTACCTGTTGGCAGTGTTCTAAGTAGAAGTCTGGTGTACAGGGAAGAACAGAGCTGGTGATGGGACTGTCTGCATCCAGACACATCTCCATTGACTCTGAAACACATATTAGGATGACATTACACCCTGCATGTATTTCATTCCATAAAATACACTAGTGGAGACAAACAATTACAATAATGTCCATCAGAGCAGGGTTCCAGTCAAGGTCACGTTTCTGCCTTGAAAGGGAAGCTGTTAGCAACATATAATGGTGTTGTAACAACCTTTGTACTACAGCTATGTGAGCAAGTCACACAGGCGTGGTGCCTGCAGGTGGCGAGACTGGCTGGGCAGTGGCACTCCATACCAAGGCTACAGCACACTGCTTCCACACTGATCAAATTATACAACTGGACTCAATTGGGACATTTTCATTTACAGTTTTATTGGATTTATTAAAAATagcttctttttttatttttataaaagaCTGAGTTACAAGCCAACAAACAGAATGATTACATTTATTAATTTTTTCTCTCCAAACAACCCCTCCCATGATCTCCTAGGAAACGTGCAAATATTGTGAATGAAACAGTTGTAAAGCTGTGATCTTGAATGCACCCAGCTCAGATGACTGCTCTACTCACCTTGTGTTCTGGCTCTCTTGGTTGGAACAATCCCCTCCTGGGTGGGAAGTGGGAGGGGAGAGTCCACATATCTCTGAAGGACAAAGGAAAAGGAGAATTTAACCATGTTTAATTTACCTTCGACATCAATCAAATCTGAACATTTATAGGAAAAACCAGTTCATTCCTGATTTTTTCCCTCGTCTGCAGTGTGAATAGCAAAACATCCAGAGGAGGCTTGGGTTGGGAGTGATGGctgactctcacctctctcccaatctacatctctcctcctcttttcttatgcccctctttctccccatccCACTCTTTCTTCCTGTTACAGCAGTCTGTAGCTTGGGTTGGGAGTGTTGTGGTCACTTCTTTCTCTAGTGACTATCTGGGGGGGGACAGTCTGTAGTAGGGTTGAATGGCAGGAACCCGGTTTCCGAGATTTACCGTCCAAAACCACTCCTCTTTCCCGGGATAAATAACTGCGAGAAACCggtaaattataataaattatttatatgaacagcatggagtgaaatggaactgttaaaatGATATGCAATGTCCAAATCTGGCTTCTCTACGGTCGCTGATTGATGAATCaatgctcagggtggggacagacagcccatctcagtatggagcgcaATTCACAGTGCATGTAGGAGGACTTACTGTATTggcattttattaggatccccattagctgttgcaaaagcagcagctactcttcctgtatcatctcatcatggtaatgtgttttcttgtgacaggtaggcctacatagGCCAGCACagcctatgctacagtaatacaaAGACAGAATGATCTGGCTTTCAGGGGTcaccttttttaaatgtttattgtaAAGAGTTTTAAAAACAGCCTATCGCTCGAATAGCGTTGCTTTAAATCAGTGTACACACATTATCTCCATCAACTCCATTCAAgttgcatccaaaatagataatcCTGTTCTAAATTGACATAGGTAGGCTAGAAAatctatataaaaaaatatattgcatCTCTCTTCGAATAGTCTATTGGTGTAAGAAATGCTAAAAAGATTGTCTAgcttttcctgcatgggactcAGAGCTAAGGACGTTTTGGAGGCCAGCGGAGCACAGGCGCTTGCGTAAGAGACGGAGGCTATAAGTTAGATGTTTATtatgcataattagctaaatataaggctaataATGTATTACCTTCTAATAATGTATTACCTTGTATTATATTTTGCTAATTAATGCAATATATTTtttgctgaatgttaaatacaGCAGCCAACAGAACTCACGGGTACTTTGAAAGAACAGTGAATGTGTGCGATGGCAGCAGGCTAatgcagttatttattcagacccataaccattcaatcttcaTGAAGAGAAGCCTTCTGCATCGAATTCTagccatatatttttttatttaatctttatttaaccaggtaggccagttgagaacaagttctcatttacaactgcaacctggccaagaataaagcaatgCTGTTtgatacatacaacaacagagttacacatggagtaaacaaacatacagtcaataatacagcagaaaaaaatctatatacagtgtgtgcattttaagtaagcatttcacctgtttgtattcggcgcacgtgacaaataaactttgatttgatttgcaaatGGGGCAAGATAAGGAAGGCaataaaaaggccatggtggcaaagtaattacaaaataccaattaaaacactggagtgattgatgtgcagaagacaaatgtgcaagtagagatactggggtgcaatggagcaagataaataaatacaggatggggatgaggtagttggatgggcaatattacagatgggctatgtacaggtgcagtgatctgtaaggtgctctgacagctggtgcttaaagttagtgagggagatatgagtctccagcttcagttatTTTTGCAGTTCagtccagtcattggcagcagagaactggaaggaaaggcagccaaaggaggaattggttttgggggtgtcTAGTGACATATACCgtctggagcgcatgctacgtgtgggtgctgctatggtgaccagtgagctgagataaggcggggctttaccgagcagagacttgtagataacctggagccagtgggtttggcgatgagtatgtagcaagggccagccaacaagagcgtacaggtcgcagtggtgggtagtatatggggctttggtgacaaaacagattgcactgtgatagactgcatccaatttgttgagaagagtgttggaggctatttcgtAAATGAGATCGCCGAAGTCAagaatcggtaggatggtcagttttatgagggtatgtttggcagcatgagtgaaggatgctttgttgcggaataggaagccgattctagaattcattttggattggagattcttaatgtgagtctggaaggagagtttacagacaaaccagacacctaggtatttgtagttgtccacatattcataagtcagaaccgtccagagtagtgatgctggacgggcgggcagcgatcggttgaagaacatgcatttagttttacttgcatttaagagcagttggaggcaacggaaggagagtttgtatggcattgaagctcgtctggaggttagttaacagtgtccaaagaagggccagaagtatacagaatctatgtagaggtggatcagagaatcaccagcagcaagagcgacataatttatgtagggctcataaaatgtatcgGACTCAGGTAGCATTAGGTTTGAATTTTCATTACATATTTATATGCTTTAtaatgcttttgaatgacacttTCAGTTTTGGCGGGAAACACAGGTTTACCCATGAGAAAAGTTATTTTATTCttgggatggaacatttgtaaaataccagGAAATATTCTAACTTAGTATGTAGCTTGGGCTAGGTGTTGGGTAGCGCTCACCTCTTtctcttcatccccctcttcctcacTGTCTTTGACTGGGGTCTTTGTGAATGGGGAATAGCGGTCTGAAGCTTGGATTGGGTATTTTGTGTAACTCACCCCCTCAGCCCTGTCTTTCACCCTAGCTGTCTGGGGACACTGAGTAAGGGGCGCAGTTTGAGGTTTAGGTTGGTTGTGGCACtcacccctctcgctctctctccatgtctacCCTCTCCCCTTTCTATCTTTGTCCTTCTGCTCATCTGTCAGGATCAACATCTGATTATTGTGCTGGTTGTGGTGTGGCTCTCAGTGCCCACtcacctgtctctctccgtccctctctggTGACTCTGAGAGCAGGGCACATAGGTGCTGCTGCTCTGTGTCTCTCAGTGCTGAGCAGAAGCTGCTGAAGGCTCTGGGACCACGCTTGGGGAGCAGGGACAGCAGACGCCAGATCCGCTTGTGGGAGGTCGGCTCCGCCTGGGAAACAACAGATATCAACAGATTAGAAAGAAAAAATAGAAAGTGGAATACATGTTAATTTACACCAGGGTTTCCAAAACTGGGTCCTGACCCAGGTGCACATTTAGCTTTTGCCATAGCACTACATGACTCAAATaaccaactaatcatcaagcttgggggggggggggggggcaaggaggAGTTTCAAGGACCAAGTATGGGAAACCCTGATCCACAATAACATTCGGTTATGTAATTGAAATTAATGACATACATCAACAATAAGACATTTGGGCCATGAATGCATGCATTTTTTGGACGTTGATAAGGGTCATAAGTCACCTGACCTGGTAGTAGTATTGAGCTACACAATTGAACACAACATACCAGGATGCTTTCTGCCATGCTGTCGGTGAGAATGTCGTCTGTCTGCAGCGACTGAATGAACAGTTCGTCCACCACCATCTCTTTGCAGAGAGTCACAGCGTATTTCCGAAGCCCCCTTCTGTCTCGTTCCAGCATACCGCATTCCCCCAACATTCTGCTACGAGACAACACACATGAAAACGCTTAATTTACTGTCAACTTCCATTCTTCTTGCAAAACCGTGGCGCGGTATATAGGCCTAGCTTCTCAACAACGTGTTAACGTTACTCATTGGAATTGTATCTAGTTATTATAATAGCTCAATTTACCTTGTTTTCTAAGTCGGAGTGGTAAGGATGCTGAATACGTTTTTCTGTAAGATAACTAACATTATACTAGCTAGCTATAGTAGCTGTCTGGATGAATACGAGAAAGTAATTGGTAGTTATATCTCCTATTCTTTCCAAAGTCTGGTAACACTCAGCAGCAGATACTTACAATGGCTGTCAGGTAACGTTAGCCAACTGTCTCCAGCTAacgcgttagctagctaataattAATGTGTGAAGGAAAAGTTGACATCACCTTGACGTCCGAACAATACTAACTTGTAAGCTATTGCATAAAAACAGGTAGTTATGCTAAGAAATGTGTTCAAAATGTAAGCAAGTGTCAATCAGTTTCGTTGCATTTTTCAAAACAATGTACATTTACCTTTAGATATGCAACTGCAAATAGCTAAGTTAACGTTACATCGGCATGCTAACGttgggatgtttattttttttgtggatTTCAAACATTCAGAACACCTTCAATGCGTTCATCTGCTCCCAACCCATATGTACTAAAACTAGATAGCGAATTTAGCTAActgtatttgaaattatttcgCACAAATTAACAACATAACTTACCCAAGTAAACCAACTTCCGCGCCTTTGCAATGTGTGAAAATGGTAGCGGGAGTGGTCTAAATTCATTGTGTTGGATTATAACCAATGACAGTTCGGAGGATTTGGATTGACGTTTTCCTGGTCGAATACGAGTCAGCTTTCCCAGGGCGAGGTTGGAAACATATTAAGCAAATAAATTTTGAATTTGAATCGGTTGTTACAGGAAATAATCAACCAATTGATAAGAATATCATGGAAGACTGACATAAACAGCTACCTAATTTTTAGATGATGTAGAGAGGATGGCATGTCCTTTGTAGGAAATAAGGGAGGGGATTCAAGAATGAACTGGAAACAGCTCACATCTGTCCACAAGGAATTTTTGATTGTGACAAATCCATATTTGCCCAAATGCTGTTGATTGATGTGAAAAATGATTCTTAAAATGCCACGACATAATTGACCTTATTGCACAAATGGAGCCTAATATGTTGTATTCATAGATACAGTatgaacatacagtgcattcggaaagtattcagactttttccacattttgttacgttgcagccttcttctaaaattgattaaatacattttttcctcattgatctacacacaatacctcacaatgacaaagcggaaacaggtttttaaacatttttgcacattttatttacataagtatacagaccctttgctatgagacatgaaattgagctcaggtgcatactgtttcaattgatcatacttgagatgtttctacaatttgattgaagtccatctgtggtaaattcaattgatttgacatgatttggaaaggtgcacacctgtctatataaagtcccacagttgacagtgcatgtcagaacaaaaaccaagccatgaagtcaaaggaattgtctgttgagctccgggacaggattgttgaggcacagacatggggaagggtacaaaagtaattctgcagcattgaaggtcccaacgaacacagtggcctccatcattcttaaactgaagaagtttggaaccaccaagactcttcctagatctggctgCTCAgatcaaactgagcaatcgggagagaaggtccttggtcagggaggtaaccaagaacccgagggtcactctgacagagctccagagttcctctgtggagatgggagaaccttccagaaggacagccatctctgcagcactccaccaatcaggcctttatggtagtggccagatgaaagccactcctcagtaaggcacatgacagcctgcttggagtttgccaaacggcacccgaaggactctgaccatgagaaacaagattctctggtctgatgaaaccaagattgaactctttggactgaatgccaagtatcatatctggagtaaacctggcaccatccctacagtgaagcactgtggtggcagcataatgctgtggggatgtttttcagtggcagggactgggagactagtcaggatcgagggaaagatgaacagagcaacaactaccttaagcacacagccaggagtggcttcggggcaagtctctgactgtccttaaatggcccagccagagcccgaacttgaacccaatcaaacatctctggaaagacccaaaaatagctgttcagcaacgctccccatccaacctgacagagcttgagaggatctgcagagaagaatgggagaaactccccaaatacaggcgtgccaagcttgaagcgtcatacccaataagacttgaggctgtaattaacgcctaaggtgcttcaacaaagtactgagtaaagggtctgaatacttatgtaaatgtgatatgtctaaaaacctgtttttttgcttcgtcattatggggtattgtgtgtagattgatgagggaaaatgtaatcaattttagaacaaggctgtaacattacAAAATGACACTAAGGCAatgtatatggatctgtgccatttactttgaactggactgtgtttatagCATGAGCGGTCATGAGTAgatgttttgagatcaaagcgagagccacgtgtgcatattttgttcatatcctttgctagttaatGAGTTTTTAGCCCAGTTACATTTATTTGTTGACCATGTttaactgaccatcctaccaatcctcgacttcggcgatgtcatttacaaaatagcctccaataccctactcaataaattggatgcagtctatcacagtgccatctgttttgtcaccaaagccccatatactacccaccactgtgaacTGTagtctctcgttggctggccctagcttcatactcgtcgccaaacccactggctcctggtcatctacaagaccctgctaggtaaaatccccccttatctcagctcgctggtcaccatagcagcacccacctgtagcacgcgctccagcaggtatacctctctggtcacccccaaaaccaattcttcctttggccgcctctccttccagttctctgctgccaatgactggaaagaactacaaaaatctctgaaactggaaacacttatctccctcactagctttaagcaccagctgtcagagcagctcacagattactgcacctgtacatagcacatctataatttagcccaaacaactacctcttcccctactgtatttctttatttctttattttgctcctttgcacccccttatttttatttctactttgcacattcttccactgcaaatctaccattccagtgttttacttgctatattgtagttacttagccaccatggcctttttttgcctttacctcccttatctcacctcatttgctcacatcgtatatagacttatttttctactgtatcattgactgtatgtttgttttgctccatgtgtaactctgtgttgttgtat harbors:
- the LOC109879287 gene encoding caspase-2-like codes for the protein MLGECGMLERDRRGLRKYAVTLCKEMVVDELFIQSLQTDDILTDSMAESILAEPTSHKRIWRLLSLLPKRGPRAFSSFCSALRDTEQQHLCALLSESPERDGERQRYVDSPLPLPTQEGIVPTKRARTQESMEMCLDADSPITSSVLPCTPDFYLEHCQQSYSMVSSPRGLALVISNVSFDPCAAPDLDSRKGGEVDEEVLRKVFTELDYIVTVRRDLTAQGMRECIEQFGRQQQHQTVSSCVVCLLSHGVEGAIYGTDGQLLELDWVFEAFDNAHCPLLQNKPKMFFIQACRGEEMDCGVEQPDGPERTQSPGCEQRDAGREGEGDGDTRQMEERGRLRVKLPQRSDMICGFASLKGTAAMRNTKRGSWFIQEVNSALRFRARDTHLSDILVQVNGRIKDREGYAPGTPHHRCKEMSEFTSSLCKDLYLFPKYHPQY